In Roseibium algicola, the DNA window TTCCTGGCCCGCTCCGTGCTGCTCATCTACATGGTGCCGGCGATCGTGCTGGTGATCCCGCTCTATGCGGTGTTCTCGCAGCTTGGCCTGCGCAACACGCTCACCGGTCTGTTGATCGTCTATCCGGCAACCACCATCCCGGTCGCGCTCTACATGCTGCAGGGGTACTTTCGCGGTCTGCCGTCGGAGCTGGAGGAAGCCGGACTGATGGACGGGCTGTCGCGCATCGGCGTGATCCTCAAGATCACCCTGCCGCTGTCCCTTCCGGCGCTGGCTTCCGTTTCCCTTTACGTCTTCATGATCGCCTGGAACGAGTTCCTGTTCGCGTTCATGTTCCTGGATGATCCGGACATCTTCACGCTGTCGCGCGGAGTGGTGTCCCTCAATTCCTCCGAGGTGCCACGTCAGCATCTCATGGCGGGCGCGGTAATTGCGACCGTGCCCGTCCTTTTCATTTTCCTGTGGTTCGAACGTTTCCTTGTCCAGGGCCTGACGGCCGGCAGCGTCAAGGGTTGAACGATCAAGAGAAGGGGCTCTGAAGAGCCCGAGGGAGTACGCTGTGGCACACTCAGATCTAGACCAGGCGGCAAAGGCCATCCTGACCGAAAACGACCAGGGCGGGTACACGATCCCGACGAAGGGTCTTTATCCGTACCAGTGGAACTGGGATTCCGTCTTTGTCGCCCTGGGGTTTGCGGAATTCGACCAGGACCGGGCCTGGCAGGAAATCGAGATGCTGTTCCAGGGCCAGTGGCGCGACGGAATGGTGCCGCACATCCTGTTTCGCAAGGACGATCCGAGCTATTTTCCCGGACCGGGCGTGTGGGGAACCGACGGCGGTCCGATCCCGAGTTCCGGTCATTCCCAGCCGCCGGTGGCCGCGTCCGTCGTCCATAGCCTGGTGGAGGCTGACCGGACCGGCAAGGCACTGGAGCGGGCGAAGGCCTTGTTGCCGAAACTGATGGCCTGGCATCGCTGGTATCTTGCCTATCGCGACCCGAAAAACCTTGGTGTCATTGCCGTCATTCACCCCTGGGAATCCGGCCGGGACAATCTGCCGGACTGGGACGAGGCGCTGCGGGCGGTCGAGGTCAAGGACATTGGTCCTTATGAGCGGAAGGACACCTCTCATGTCGATCCGGCCATGCGGCCGCACAAGGAGGACTACGACCGCTATCTCAGCATTGTCGCTGCTTGCCGAAAGGTAGGCTGGGATCCGGAAAAAGTCGCTGAAACCTGCCCGTTCTTCGTTGCCGACCCGGGCGTTACCTTCATCTTCCTGCGCGCCAACCGGGATCTTCTCGCGCTGGCCGAAAAACTCGGCATGAGCGCGGAAGCCGACGAGATCCGAGGGTGGATCGCGGCGATGGAAAAAGGCAGCCGGACGCTTTGGAATGATGAGGTCAAGGCACATGTCGCTTTTGACGAGCGTCGCGGCAAGCAGACAGATGGCATCTCCAGTGCTTCCTTCCTGGCGCTCTATGCCGGGCTCCATGATCCGCAGACCCTTGGTGCGCTTCAGGCGCATTTCGACAGGATCGCGGAGCGGGTCGAATACCTGATGCCGTCCTATGATCCCGATCACCGCAGTTACGAGCCCTTGCGGTATTGGCGCGGACCGGTGTGGGCGATGATCAATTACATGATCGCGAAAGGCTTTGCCGAAGCAGGCGATGCCGTCCGAGCCGAACGACTGCGCGCCGACACCGCGCGGCTGATCGAAACCGGGGGCTTTGCGGAATATTTCAGCCCGGAAACGGGCGCAGGAGCAGGTGGCGGATCGTTCTCCTGGACGTCGGCCATCTGGCTGACCTGGGCTTCGCCTTCACACGCCGAGCAGGCAGCTTAAGGGGGACGCGATGGGAGCGATCCAGCTCAACAAGGTTGAAAAGTGGTTCGGCAACCTGCAGGTCATCAAGGGCATCGACCTCGACATCAAGGATGGCGAATTCGTCATCTTTGTCGGACCGTCCGGCTGCGGGAAGTCGACACTGTTGCGTCTGATCTCAGGGCTTGAGGAAACCAGCCGTGGTGCTATCGAGATCGATGGCAAGGACGTCACTGCACTGCCGCCATCGGGGCGGGGACTGTCGATGGTCTTCCAGTCCTACGCGCTTTACCCGCATATGTCGGTGCGCGAGAACGTCGGTTTCGGTCTGAAGACGGCAGGCTTTCCCAAGGCGGAGATCGACCGCAAGGTGAATGCGGCTGCTGAAGTGCTGAAGCTGGACGAATATCTCGACCGGCGCCCCAAAGCGCTTTCGGGGGGACAACGCCAGCGGGTAGCCATCGGCCGCGCCATTGTTCGCGAGCCAAGTGCCTTCCTGTTCGATGAGCCGTTGTCGAACCTGGACGCAGCGCTTCGCGTTGAAATGCGTTTTGAGGTCGCCCGGCTCCACAAGAGCCTCGGCACCACCATGATCTACGTGACACACGATCAGGTGGAAGCCATGACGCTGGCCGACAAGATCGTGGTTTTGCAGGCCGGCAGGATCGAACAGGTCGGATCACCGCGCGAACTTTATGAACGGCCGGACAATCTGTTCGTGGCCCAGTTCATCGGTTCGCCGAAGATGAACGTGTTGCCCTGTTCACTCGAAGAAGGACGGTTTTCGCTGCGCGGGCATGGCGGCGGTCCTTATCCGTATGCCGGCAGCGGACAAACACCGGTGAAACTCGGCATCCGTCCGGAGCACATCAGCCTTGCAACACCGGGCGAGGGGCATTGCACCGGAACGGTGGAAGTGGCCGAATATCTGGGTGCAGACACTTTCCTTTACGTGGCGCTCGACGGGCTTGAAACGATCCTGGTGCGCATCAGCGGTGCCGAAGACGTGGAGGAGGGCACTCGTGTTGGTCTGACCTTCGACGAGAGCCGCCTGCATTTCTTCGACGGCGAAGACAAGGCTATCCGCTAAGACAGTCTGTCGGAAAGAACCCGGCCTTCTCGGCAGGTTCAGTTCCGGCAGAGCACCAGCACGGTGTATTGAGAAGCCTCCTCGTCGATCCGGGTCGGGCTCTTGATGTTGGTGATGGTGTTGTAGGAAGGCGCCAGGCCGAGATCTTCCATGAACTCCGCCATCAGCTTGCCCCTGACCGCGAAATTCACGTTTTCCGGCAGGTCACCGGCCAGCTTGAGCGTCTTGAACTTGTCCAGACGAGACACAACGGTGCCGACGACGGCTCCCGTCCTGTCCAGAACCGGGCCACCTGAATTGCCTGGCTGTACCGGTGCTGTCAGCATGAAATGACGGCTGTCGCCCTTGACCCCTGCCAGCGACGAGATCATGCCGGGAGTGAAGTTCAGGTTGTTGTCCAGGATCTGGGCAAAGGGATAGCCGATCACGAAAATCTCCTCTCCGCGAACGATCGGCTGTTTTGAGCGGAACTGCGCAACATCATCCGACTTGCCGCTGTCGAGCTGCAGGATCGCGAGGTCGTTTTCCGTGTCCGCCTTCACCAGCCTCGCAGTTCCGTGGCCTGGAATATCCAGCGAGCGGCAGTTGCCGACCACATGCGCATTGGTGCCGATGTGGCCTTCGCTCGTCAGGAAATAGCCGCTGCCGGAGGAGGAGGTCTTGCGGCCGATAATATCCTTGCGTGCTCCCTTGGGAAGCGGATCGCTGCTGCTGTCCTCTTCCAGAACCTGCAGGCCCGGAGCTGATGTAACCGCGTCCAGTTTCTCCTCATCTGTTCCGTCGTAAAACGTCATGCTGTTCGACATGGCAACTGCCACGCGGTCCATGAAGACGGCATGGCGTGCCTGCCAGGCAAGCGAAAAACCGCGGCTGTCAGAAGAGGTCTTCATCATGCGCAGGTAGAAATCACGTCCATCCTGCCGACCGGAGACGACGAAGTAGTCATTCCGGAATTGCTTGTGCTCCACGGTCCGCCCGTCGCTGGTATCGGTCAGACGCTTGTAGAGGGCCGCGTAGTCGGTTTCTTCCGCCGAAACCTGCAGGGTTTCCAGTTCGATGCTGTTGTCGTAGGCCCGCCAGAGGTGCCCGCGCGGCGTCTGGGTGGACGGCTCGAAGAGCTTGCCCGGAACGCCGAGCTGCAATCCGGAAACGGGGTCCTTGTAGGTTTCAAAACCAACCCGTTCGACAAGGTCGAGACCATCGCGCTGGAGGATCTGCATCTGCTCGTCGTCGAGCACACCGTTCGGGGTGAAGTCCCGGTGCTTCTGGAAAGTTGTGAGCGCGTTATAGGTGAGCCTGCCGAAGGTTCCGTCCACCTGTGAGGCGTAGTCTCCCGTAAAGACCAGCAGGAACTGGATCCGGACCCGTTCTCGCCAGTCCCTGGCATGGAACCAGTCCTTGGACTGATCGTAACCTGCCTGCACGGTGCCGGCTGATACCAGCAAAAACACGATGGCATGAAGAAACGAACGCATAACCAGCTCCCCTTGGTCGCGTTCCACATTTTAGCAAAACGGCGATGATGGAAACAGGCTCGCCCTGCTCAGCCGGGGATATCTCGCGATAAAATTCCGGAGGCGGTGTTCAGATGGAGCGGCCTTAAAAACCATGTTTCAAAGCGGAACAACATCGACCTTGTGATCGGTGGTTTGAGACCCTGACGTGCGCAACACGCCTTTCACCGGTGCCGCGTCTCCATAGTCGCGGCCATGCGCGACAACGATGTGATCCTGTCCGACCCTGAGAGCATTCGTGGGGTCATATTCGATCCAGCCGATCTCGATGCCGCACCAGGCCCTGACCCAGGCGTGCATGGCATCCGCACCTTCCAGCCGTTCCTGGCCTTCCGGCGGAATGGTCCGGAGAAAGCCGCTGACGTAGCCTGCCGGAATGCCGATGCTTCTGAGGCATGCGATCATAATGTGCGAAAAATCCTGGCAGACGCCATGACGTCGCTCGAACGCCTCGAT includes these proteins:
- a CDS encoding serine protease; this encodes MRSFLHAIVFLLVSAGTVQAGYDQSKDWFHARDWRERVRIQFLLVFTGDYASQVDGTFGRLTYNALTTFQKHRDFTPNGVLDDEQMQILQRDGLDLVERVGFETYKDPVSGLQLGVPGKLFEPSTQTPRGHLWRAYDNSIELETLQVSAEETDYAALYKRLTDTSDGRTVEHKQFRNDYFVVSGRQDGRDFYLRMMKTSSDSRGFSLAWQARHAVFMDRVAVAMSNSMTFYDGTDEEKLDAVTSAPGLQVLEEDSSSDPLPKGARKDIIGRKTSSSGSGYFLTSEGHIGTNAHVVGNCRSLDIPGHGTARLVKADTENDLAILQLDSGKSDDVAQFRSKQPIVRGEEIFVIGYPFAQILDNNLNFTPGMISSLAGVKGDSRHFMLTAPVQPGNSGGPVLDRTGAVVGTVVSRLDKFKTLKLAGDLPENVNFAVRGKLMAEFMEDLGLAPSYNTITNIKSPTRIDEEASQYTVLVLCRN
- a CDS encoding ABC transporter ATP-binding protein, translated to MGAIQLNKVEKWFGNLQVIKGIDLDIKDGEFVIFVGPSGCGKSTLLRLISGLEETSRGAIEIDGKDVTALPPSGRGLSMVFQSYALYPHMSVRENVGFGLKTAGFPKAEIDRKVNAAAEVLKLDEYLDRRPKALSGGQRQRVAIGRAIVREPSAFLFDEPLSNLDAALRVEMRFEVARLHKSLGTTMIYVTHDQVEAMTLADKIVVLQAGRIEQVGSPRELYERPDNLFVAQFIGSPKMNVLPCSLEEGRFSLRGHGGGPYPYAGSGQTPVKLGIRPEHISLATPGEGHCTGTVEVAEYLGADTFLYVALDGLETILVRISGAEDVEEGTRVGLTFDESRLHFFDGEDKAIR
- a CDS encoding MGH1-like glycoside hydrolase domain-containing protein — translated: MAHSDLDQAAKAILTENDQGGYTIPTKGLYPYQWNWDSVFVALGFAEFDQDRAWQEIEMLFQGQWRDGMVPHILFRKDDPSYFPGPGVWGTDGGPIPSSGHSQPPVAASVVHSLVEADRTGKALERAKALLPKLMAWHRWYLAYRDPKNLGVIAVIHPWESGRDNLPDWDEALRAVEVKDIGPYERKDTSHVDPAMRPHKEDYDRYLSIVAACRKVGWDPEKVAETCPFFVADPGVTFIFLRANRDLLALAEKLGMSAEADEIRGWIAAMEKGSRTLWNDEVKAHVAFDERRGKQTDGISSASFLALYAGLHDPQTLGALQAHFDRIAERVEYLMPSYDPDHRSYEPLRYWRGPVWAMINYMIAKGFAEAGDAVRAERLRADTARLIETGGFAEYFSPETGAGAGGGSFSWTSAIWLTWASPSHAEQAA